One stretch of Gadus macrocephalus chromosome 12, ASM3116895v1 DNA includes these proteins:
- the LOC132469690 gene encoding uncharacterized protein LOC132469690: protein MNSCSGRQPRLPVDLAFGLPAIKPPKSHSQYVHDLRSRLEESYKVATKNALKIADRNKRRFDKRVVDSTLETGDRVLVRNVRIRGKHKLADRWESDVHVVVKRAGDLPVYTVRPENKDGPLRTLHRDLLLPCGFLPVSMPDEPVTPKAVRRPRTRRSIDIQNAEDPVDTTYFSDLEDEAVHHDTTRMRVEFETRILSNTGPVPLVERKSTHETPHNVVVPVEMHPVPVEPARDHLPEVEPERENLREVEPEKENSPEAKPASEGSPEVSEGVSEQRTVIQESPKLPEFASNKVKITLPVHVTECDAETPPSNIERKNDQPNEVNGTAGRSLRSNPAQPDRLHYRELGNPLTLVIQTLLQSLSVAFTASLNGPNSAISPHFSLPENPTLSDQSHT, encoded by the coding sequence ATGAACTCATGTTCTGGGAGACAACCTCGTCTACCAGTCGACCTAGCTTTTGGGCTACCAGCCATCAAGCCACCCAAGTCACATTCCCAATATGTGCACGATCTAAGAAGTCGGTTGGAGGAAAGCTACAAAGTTGCCACCAAGAACGCCTTAAAGATAGCAGACCGTAACAAACGGAGATTTGACAAAAGAGTCGTCGATTCAACGCTTGAAACTGGCGACCGCGTTCTGGTGCGAAACGTAAGGATAAGAGGGAAACACAAGTTAGCCGACAGATGGGAGTCTGACGTGCATGTAGTGGTCAAACGAGCTGGTGACCTCCCTGTGTACACAGTCCGACCAGAGAACAAAGATGGGCCTCTCCGGACCTTGCACCGTGACTTGTTGTTACCCTGTGGTTTCTTACCTGTGTCCATGCCTGATGAACCAGTTACACCAAAAGCAGTCCGCAGGCCTCGAACACGGAGAAGCATTGACATCCAAAATGCTGAAGACCCTGTGGATACAACATATTTCTCGGATTTAGAGGATGAGGCAGTGCATCACGACACTACCAGAATGAGAGTGGAGTTTGAAACAAGGATCCTGTCAAACACAGGACCAGTGCCGTTGGTAGAGAGGAAATCAACCCATGAGACGCCGCACAATGTAGTTGTGCCAGTCGAGATGCACCCTGTTCCAGTTGAACCTGCACGAGACCACTTACCTGAAGTGGAACCTGAAAGAGAGAACCTACGTGAAGTGGAACCTGAAAAAGAGAACTCACCTGAAGCCAAACCTGCAAGTGAAGGTTCACCTGAAGTTTCTGAGGGAGTGTCTGAACAGAGAACTGTGATTCAAGAATCTCCCAAACTTCCAGAATTTGCTTCAAACAAAGTAAAAATAACTCTGCCTGTTCATGTGACTGAGTGTGACGCTGAAACCCCTCCAAGCAACATTGAAAGGAAGAATGATCAGCCCAATGAAGTGAATGGCACTGCCGGACGTTCCCTCAGGTCGAACCCAGCACAGCCAGACAGACTACACTATCGTGAGCTTGGGAATCCTCTGACTCTAGTCATCCAGACACTGTTGCAGAGCCTTAGTGTAGCCTTCACTGCCTCATTAAATGGCCCTAATTCGGCTATCAGTCCCCATTTCAGCTTGCCCGAGAATCCCACCTTAAGTGACCAGTCACACACTTAG
- the LOC132468902 gene encoding uncharacterized protein LOC132468902, protein MEAASRTEEQKDTTLADATKSVYGDSSSSSRSSSASLAAAKARAKVLAARARTTFVQKENDLLIEKARMDATLATLKLDKEIASAEAEAEALESTAAELERGSRTIISLPTQSPRERTFNYVECHSNAASESTPTDPTRQPQQRNPANVNSTRQYNQDSFDRDLNRSRQPALTNQAPSPAPDEKPHIPYPMGTHQPLSSTHPRQAPHTHYGDHTGFGEVAQFLVRRELLSSSLTKFDDQPESYWAWRSSFLNSIRGIDLTCSEELDLLTKWLGPQSSAHIKRIRAVHVNDSTQGLKMAWSRLQECYGSPEMIEKALFDRVEKFPKINSRDYPKLREIGDLLQELASAKREGYLPGLACLDTARGLNPIVEKLPWNLQEKWISKGSNYKLAHNVPFPPFTYFADFVSREALIRNDPSFSFASSAATTTKPDAADKKTRNFISTHITDVSPVSDSDTTETSSARPDVSKQCPIHQKPHPLKHCRGFRSKHIEERKAFLKEAGICFRCCSSNKHVAKDCKTEVHCRECNSDRHISALHAGPVPWANQSPQAENGGESEPPPTVNSMCTEICGGNNGPSSCSKICLITVHPKGEPNRSVRLYAILDDQSNRSLARPEFFNLFNLESSEAPYTLRTCAGLTEMSGRRGRGFVAQPLDGNLSIDLPTLIECNYIPEDRSEIPTPEVAKYHTHLNSIVEHIPPLDPEAQILLLLGRDVLQAHKVRDQRNGPNSAPYAQRLDLGWVIIGEVCLGTAHKPKHASVFRTHVLENGRHSHFSPCPNHLTVKEKLTVKTQSTNSLSELSSSPPTREAERCGYDDSLGSKIFQRTEDDNKVAPSIEDKLFIELMDKESYIDDGNSWVAPLPFRPSRPLLPNNREQALNRFNSLCRTLGRKPEMKEHFVTFMQRIFDQDHAELAPPLTNREECWYLPTFGVYHPHKPGQIRVVFDSSAKHLGVSLNDVLLTGPDLNNSLLGVLMRFRCEQVAFTADIEQMFHSFIVREDHRNFLRFLWFRNNDPTDVVVEYRMRVHVFGNSPSPAVATYGLRRAALHGEEEFGHAAKEFVHREFYVDDGLKSLPSVSQAVDLLTAARGMLAMSNLRLHKIASNCPAVMQAFPSSEYAKDLKDLDLETDSPPMQRSLGLNWDLSRDTFTFRVANTNRPFTRRGVLACVNSLFDPLGLVAPISIQGKLLLRELTHNTVDWDEPLPAEKETEWIAWRDSLQALENFETPRCYTSTSVSNAQRVELHIFSDASVKAIAAVVYLKVLDNSGEVHVGFVIGKAKLAPMSVHTVPRLELGAAVLAVEIAELASRELDLKFDDVRFYTDSKVVLGYIYNATRRFYVYVSNRVEHIRKFSSPNQWHYVPTGQNPADVATRPVHAALLTNTSWLTGPDFLLLPSKEDIPLGTPFSLVDPDSDAEVRSHLTTCTSPNLGSQRFERFSTWQSLIRAIATLIHITDVIRSSTTTGNKECKGWHQCSKAHTSDNLLKVKQVIIRCVQKETYPTEMSCLQQGICIPNDSPLRKLDPVLDCDGLLRIGGRLQRSSLTAEEKHPLIVPGRSHVGALLTSYYHRRVEHQGRIFTEGAIRADGIWMVGAKRCIAKLLHKCVTCNKLRGKTAEQKMADLPPDRLSTEPPFTNVGIDVFGPWSISTRRTRGGAANSKRWAVIFTCLSVRAVHIELIEAMDTSSFINALRRFLAIRGPVKLIRSDCGTNFKGACKELQVLLQDDQEPNISKFLSAEGCTWIFNPPHSSHMGGVWERMIGIARRILDSMLSQTPPSLLTHDVLSTTMAEVSAIINARPLTTISTDADAPLLLTPNTILTQKVCCPYPPPGCFVDADLHRQQWRRVQHLANTFWERWRREYVSTLQSRSKWQKSQPNIKEGDLVLLRDNQLKRNQWPMALVTKTFPGSDGKIRKLELKVTRGGTSKTFLRPITEVVVLMTP, encoded by the coding sequence ATGGAAGCTGCTTCACGAACGGAAGAACAAAAAGACACTACGTTAGCAGATGCTACAAAGTCTGTGTATGGTGACTCCAGCTCAAGCTCAAGGTCTTCTTCGGCTAGCCTAGCCGCAGCTAAAGCAAGGGCTAAAGTATTAGCCGCACGTGCCCGTACCACGtttgttcaaaaagaaaatgatcTACTAATAGAAAAAGCTCGTATGGATGCTACTCTTGCTACCCTAAAGCTAGACAAAGAGATTGCATCAGCAGAAGCAGAAGCCGAAGCTCTTGAGTCAACTGCAGCAGAATTGGAGAGAGGCTCCAGAACTATAATTTCTCTTCCAACTCAATCTCCACGTGAAAGAACGTTTAACTACGTTGAGTGTCATTCAAATGCAGCCTCTGAGTCTACACCTACTGACCCAACACGGCAGCCTCAACAACGTAACCCTGCTAACGTTAATAGCACAAGGCAATACAATCAAGACTCCTTCGATAGAGACCTCAACAGATCTAGGCAACCTGCCTTAACCAACCAGGCACCAAGCCCTGCTCCTGATGAAAAACCTCACATCCCCTACCCAATGGGGACACATCAGCCACTCTCGTCCACTCACCCCAGACAGGCTCCTCATACTCACTATGGTGACCATACGGGGTTCGGTGAGGTAGCTCAATTCCTTGTTCGGCGCGAACTATTGAGCTCCAGCCTTACCAAATTCGATGATCAACCTGAGAGCTACTGGGCATGGAGGTCGAGCTTCTTAAACTCCATTAGAGGAATTGATCTCACCTGCAGCGAAGAGCTCGATCTACTCACTAAATGGTTAGGCCCGCAGTCTTCAGCGCACATCAAGAGGATAAGAGCTGTCCACGTCAACGACTCAACTCAAGGCCTGAAAATGGCATGGTCTCGTCTTCAGGAGTGTTACGGCTCACCAGAGATGATCGAAAAGGCTCTCTTTGACAGAGTGGAGAAGTTTCCCAAAATCAACAGCAGGGATTATCCTAAACTAAGAGAGATTGGAGACCTGCTACAGGAGCTAGCATCGGCTAAGCGCGAGGGCTACTTACCTGGACTTGCTTGCTTGGACACAGCTAGAGGTCTGAACCCCATAGTGGAAAAATTACCATGGAACCTCCAAGAAAAGTGGATTTCTAAGGGGAGTAACTACAAGTTAGCGCACAACGTGCCCTTCCCACCTTTCACCTACTTTGCTGACTTCGTCTCCAGAGAGGCCCTCATCCGCAACGACCCAAGCTTCTCTTTTGCCAGTTCAGCTGCTACAACAACTAAGCCAGACGCTGCAGATAAGAAGACAAGAAACTTCATATCCACCCATATAACGGATGTCTCTCCAGTTTCCGACTCCGACACAACAGAGACTTCCAGTGCTAGGCCTGATGTCAGTAAACAGTGCCCCATCCACCAAAAGCCTCACCCCCTCAAACATTGTAGAGGCTTTCGATCCAAACATATCGAAGAACGCAAGGCATTTCTCAAAGAAGCTGGTATATGTTTTCGATGTTGTTCTTCAAACAAACACGTTGCCAAAGATTGCAAAACAGAAGTGCACTGTAGGGAGTGCAACAGCGACAGGCATATATCGGCTCTTCACGCTGGGCCAGTTCCTTGGGCTAACCAGTCCCCTCAGGCAGAGAACGGCGGGGAGTCGGAACCTCCTCCTACAGTGAACTCCATGTGCACCGAGATCTGTGGAGGAAACAACGGACCTAGCTCCTGCTCTAAAATTTGCCTCATCACAGTGCATCCTAAGGGAGAACCAAACAGGTCAGTGAGACTCTACGCCATTCTTGATGACCAGAGCAACCGGTCACTCGCCAGGCCAGAGTTCTTCAACCTCTTTAACCTTGAAAGCTCAGAAGCTCCCTACACATTGCGTACGTGTGCCGGTCTCACTGAAATGTCAGGTAGGAGAGGCAGAGGCTTTGTCGCACAACCTTTGGATGGAAATCTCAGTATAGATCTTCCGACACTCATCGAATGCAACTACATTCCTGAAGACAGGTCCGAGATACCTACTCCAGAAGTAGCAAAATATCACACTCACCTCAATTCCATTGTTGAGCACATTCCTCCGCTTGACCCAGAGGCTCAGATCCTTCTTCTCCTTGGGCGTGATGTCCTACAGGCTCACAAGGTACGAGACCAGCGCAACGGACCTAATAGCGCACCATATGCCCAACGCTTGGATCTTGGTTGGGTCATCATCGGTGAGGTCTGCCTAGGCACAGCTCACAAACCCAAACATGCAAGTGTGTTCCGCACTCACGTTCTGGAGAACGGCCGCCATTCACACTTCTCACCCTGTCCGAACCATCTCACAGTTAAGGAGAAACTCACCGTGAAGACCCAAAGCACCAACAGTCTCTCTGAACTGTCAAGCTCACCACCGACTCGCGAAGCAGAGAGATGCGGTTACGATGACTCCTTGGGAAGCAAGATATTCCAACGCACCGAAGATGACAACAAGGTCGCTCCCTCTATTGAAGACAAGCTGTTCATCGAGTTAATGGATAAAGAGAGCTACATCGACGACGGCAACAGCTGGGTAGCCCCACTTCCGTTCCGCCCGTCAAGACCACTTCTGCCTAACAATAGAGAGCAAGCTCTGAATCGTTTCAACTCTCTTTGTCGTACGCTTGGAAGAAAGCCGGAGATGAAGGAGCATTTTGTCACCTTCATGCAACGTATCTTTGATCAAGATCATGCAGAGCTCGCTCCTCCGTTGACTAACAGAGAGGAGTGCTGGTACCTCCCCACATTCGGAGTGTATCACCCCCACAAACCAGGTCAAATCAGAGTTGTGTTTGACTCCAGCGCCAAACATCTTGGAGTGTCTCTGAACGACGTGTTGTTGACCGGACCAGATCTTAACAACAGTTTACTGGGAGTTCTGATGCGTTTTCGATGTGAACAGGTTGCCTTCACCGCCGACATCGAACAGATGTTCCATAGTTTCATCGTGAGAGAAGATCACAGGAACTTTCTTAGGTTCCTATGGTTCAGGAACAACGACCCTACGGACGTGGTTGTAGAATACCGGATGCGGGTCCATGTGTTTGGCAACAGTCCGTCTCCAGCGGTAGCGACCTACGGCCTCAGACGAGCTGCTCTACACGGAGAAGAGGAGTTTGGTCACGCAGCGAAAGAGTTCGTACATAGAGAGTTCTATGTAGACGATGGCCTCAAATCTCTGCCCTCTGTGTCTCAAGCGGTCGACCTACTTACAGCAGCACGAGGTATGCTAGCAATGTCCAACCTACGTCTCCACAAGATTGCGTCCAACTGTCCAGCAGTTATGCAAGCGTTTCCATCCTCTGAGTATGCCAAGGACTTGAAGGACCTCGACCTGGAAACTGACTCTCCACCGATGCAGCGCAGCCTAGGATTGAATTGGGACCTGAGCAGAGATACGTTCACTTTTCGGGTCGCCAACACCAATAGACCCTTCACACGCAGAGGTGTGCTCGCTTGTGTGAACAGTTTGTTCGATCCACTTGGCCTGGTGGCACCGATCTCCATACAAGGAAAGCTCCTTCTGAGAGAACTCACCCACAACACCGTCGATTGGGACGAGCCGCTCCCTGCTGAAAAGGAAACCGAGTGGATTGCTTGGAGGGATTCACTACAAGCCCTTGAAAACTTTGAGACTCCTCGTTGCTACACAAGCACATCTGTTTCCAACGCCCAGCGCGTGGAGCTACACATCTTTTCAGACGCTTCTGTGAAGGCCATTGCTGCAGTAGTTTACCTCAAGGTGCTAGACAACAGCGGCGAAGTCCATGTAGGATTCGTCATAGGAAAGGCAAAGTTAGCTCCGATGTCAGTCCATACAGTCCCGCGGCTTGAACTGGGAGCAGCAGTCCTGGCGGTTGAGATAGCAGAATTGGCTTCAAGAGAGTTGGATCTGAAGTTTGATGATGTGCGGTTCTATACAGACAGCAAGGTTGTGCTTGGGTACATTTATAACGCAACCCGCCGGTTCTACGTGTATGTCAGTAACAGGGTAGAACACATCAGGAAGTTCTCAAGCCCTAACCAGTGGCACTACGTACCCACCGGCCAGAACCCAGCAGACGTAGCAACCAGACCAGTACATGCAGCACTGCTCACCAACACGAGCTGGCTCACCGGGCCTGACTTTCTGCTGCTACCGTCTAAAGAAGACATCCCACTGGGAACACCTTTCAGCCTTGTGGACCCAGACTCTGACGCAGAAGTGCGATCTCACCTAACCACATGCACCAGCCCAAACCTGGGCTCTCAGCGGTTTGAACGGTTTTCAACATGGCAGTCTCTCATCAGAGCCATAGCCACACTCATCCACATCACAGACGTCATCAGATCCAGCACTACAACTGGAAACAAAGAATGTAAAGGCTGGCATCAATGttcaaaagcacacacatccGACAATCTGTTGAAGGTAAAACAGGTCATCATTCGATGTGTTCAAAAAGAAACCTATCCCACTGAGATGTCCTGTCTGCAGCAAGGGATATGCATTCCTAACGACAGTCCACTGAGGAAGTTGGATCCTGTTCTCGATTGTGACGGACTCTTGAGAATCGGTGGCCGGCTTCAACGCTCAAGTCTTACCGCGGAGGAGAAACACCCTCTCATTGTCCCTGGTCGCAGCCACGTCGGCGCTCTACTTACCAGCTACTACCACAGGAGAGTCGAACACCAGGGCCGGATCTTCACGGAGGGAGCTATACGTGCAGATGGCATTTGGATGGTCGGAGCCAAGAGGTGCATCGCAAAGCTTCTACACAAGTGTGTCACGTGTAACAAACTCAGAGGTAAAACAGCAGAGCAAAAGATGGCCGACCTCCCTCCAGATCGTCTAAGTACAGAGCCTCCTTTCACTAATGTAGGCATCGATGTATTTGGTCCTTGGAGTATCTCTACTCGACGCACCCGTGGAGGCGCTGCCAACAGCAAAAGGTGGGCAGTTATCTTCACCTGTCTCAGTGTACGTGCTGTTCACATAGAGCTCATTGAAGCCATGGACACATCAAGCTTCATCAACGCTCTGCGTAGATTTCTTGCCATCCGGGGTCCTGTGAAGCTTATTCGTTCAGACTGTGGCACAAATTTCAAGGGAGCCTGTAAAGAGCTGCAAGTACTCTTGCAAGACGACCAGGAGCCCAACATCTCTAAGTTCCTCAGTGCTGAGGGTTGTACATGGATCTTTAACCCACCTCATTCATCACACATGGGTGGTGTTTGGGAGAGGATGATTGGCATCGCAAGAAGGATTCTGGATTCCATGCTAAGTCAGACTCCACCTTCCCTACTCACCCACGACGTTCTGTCTACTACGATGGCAGAGGTGTCGGCCATTATCAACGCCAGACCTCTGACAACCATCTCTACCGATGCAGACGCTCCGTTACTTCTGACTCCCAACACGATTCTTACCCAGAAAGTTTGCTGTCCATATCCTCCTCCAGGCTGCTTCGTCGACGCAGACTTACACCGTCAGCAATGGAGAAGAGTCCAGCACTTGGCCAACACCTTTTGGGAAAGGTGGCGGCGTGAGTATGTCTCAACCCTCCAGAGTCGTTCTAAGTGGCAGAAGAGCCAGCCCAACATCAAGGAGGGAGA